Below is a window of Streptomyces sp. NBC_01429 DNA.
CGCCGTAGAGCGCCACCTCGTCCGGACCGATCAGCTGCTCGATGGCGAGGAAGCCGTCCCGCTCGAAGGAGCCGAGACCCACCGGGTCGATCGGGCCCGGAGCCCCGGGCGCGGACCACACGACGGGGTCCTGGCGCGGGGTGGTCACCTCCCCGACGCCCCGGGTCGGATACAGGTCGGTGCGTTCGGTACGGACGGGGGTGGTGGTCATGGTCAGCCCTCCTCGGTCAGCAGCGGGTAGACGCCGTTCTCGTCGTGGTCCTCCCGCCCGGTCACCGGCGGGTTGAAGACACACACGCAGCGGAAGTCGGTCTTCGGGCGGAGCGTGTGGTGCTCGTGCCCGTTCAGCAGATACATCGTGCCGGGTTCGATCCAGTGGGTCTCGCCGGTCTCGTCATCGGTGAGTTCGGCTTCGCCCTCGACACAGAGCACGGCCTCGATGTGGTTGGCGTACCACATCGACGTCTCCGTACCCGCGTACAGGATCGTCTCGTGCAGGGAGAAGCCGACCTTCTCCTTGGCGAGCACGATGCGCTTGCTCTCCCAGGTGCCCGACGCCGCCTTCACATGGCGGTCGGTGTTCTCGATGTCCTTGAACGATCGGACGATCACAGTGCGTCGACCCTTTCTCTCGTGCGCTTTCTCGTGTGCGCTTCTTCTCTTTCGTGTGCTGTCCCCGTC
It encodes the following:
- a CDS encoding ectoine synthase → MIVRSFKDIENTDRHVKAASGTWESKRIVLAKEKVGFSLHETILYAGTETSMWYANHIEAVLCVEGEAELTDDETGETHWIEPGTMYLLNGHEHHTLRPKTDFRCVCVFNPPVTGREDHDENGVYPLLTEEG